A window of Lentibacillus sp. Marseille-P4043 contains these coding sequences:
- a CDS encoding LCP family glycopolymer transferase gives MESRLEKKKMKKKRKWPFWVGGILIALIVLIGGYLFYLFDKVGDTVAVMHDPLSRDEDPDRQRELESIFSKTKSVNILLLGVDERKNDKGRSDTMILLSLNPKTDSLLMLSIPRDTYVNIPGYGMDKINHAYAFGDVGLSIKTVEEAFDVPVHYYTKVNMEGFKQGIDALDGVTVMNNQAFSQGGATFSTGDIHLNGEAALKYIRMRKDDPRGDLGRNERQRSVITAAMNEAASFSSITKIGDILEILGDNVKTNLNMDQLQALFRDYRGTRKDMKTIEMNGTGKRLDKWYYMVSEEEFNRITTEIQSHTDAK, from the coding sequence ATGGAATCAAGACTAGAAAAGAAAAAAATGAAGAAAAAAAGAAAATGGCCGTTTTGGGTTGGTGGCATACTTATTGCTTTGATTGTACTAATTGGTGGATATCTTTTTTATTTGTTTGACAAAGTTGGAGATACGGTAGCCGTTATGCATGACCCACTCTCTCGTGATGAAGATCCGGATCGACAGAGAGAATTAGAATCCATTTTCAGCAAGACCAAATCCGTTAATATTCTACTACTTGGAGTAGATGAGCGAAAAAATGACAAAGGACGTTCGGACACGATGATTCTTCTGTCACTAAACCCGAAGACCGATTCGTTATTAATGCTTAGTATACCGCGTGACACTTACGTTAACATCCCTGGATATGGAATGGATAAAATAAATCATGCATATGCATTTGGCGATGTGGGATTATCGATTAAGACAGTCGAAGAGGCTTTTGATGTCCCAGTTCATTATTACACAAAAGTGAATATGGAAGGATTTAAACAAGGAATTGACGCTTTAGATGGGGTAACTGTTATGAATAATCAAGCTTTTTCCCAAGGAGGCGCAACTTTTTCTACTGGCGATATTCATCTGAACGGTGAAGCAGCATTAAAATATATACGAATGCGTAAAGACGACCCCCGTGGTGATTTGGGACGTAATGAGCGACAACGCAGTGTTATTACAGCGGCGATGAATGAAGCAGCCAGTTTTTCCAGCATTACCAAAATTGGTGACATTCTGGAAATTCTTGGAGACAATGTAAAAACTAACCTCAACATGGATCAGCTGCAGGCACTATTTCGTGATTACCGCGGAACCCGTAAGGATATGAAAACAATTGAAATGAATGGAACAGGTAAAAGACTTGATAAATGGTATTATATGGTGTCCGAAGAGGAATTTAATCGCATCACAACAGAAATTCAGAGTCACACGGATGCAAAGTGA
- a CDS encoding anti-repressor SinI family protein: MIKTGNKTGLDKEWVNLIKEAKTIGLTVDEVRLFLKDNQK, encoded by the coding sequence ATGATAAAAACAGGTAACAAGACTGGCCTTGATAAAGAGTGGGTTAACCTAATTAAAGAAGCGAAAACAATTGGCCTTACTGTTGATGAAGTTCGATTATTTTTAAAGGATAATCAAAAATAA
- a CDS encoding helix-turn-helix domain-containing protein produces MIGEKIKQLRQDKKMSISELAEKAGVAKSYLSSIERNLQTNPSIQFVEKIGAVLGVSANDLIRDDQGLAEDQLDDEWLKIVQEAMESGVSKEQFKEYLEFNKWRNKHGE; encoded by the coding sequence TTGATCGGTGAAAAAATAAAACAATTACGCCAGGATAAAAAGATGTCTATTTCCGAACTAGCAGAAAAAGCAGGTGTAGCCAAATCCTATTTAAGTTCAATTGAACGTAACCTTCAAACAAATCCATCCATCCAATTTGTTGAGAAGATTGGTGCGGTATTAGGTGTATCTGCAAATGATTTGATTCGTGATGATCAGGGTTTAGCAGAGGACCAACTAGATGATGAGTGGTTAAAAATTGTACAAGAAGCAATGGAATCTGGAGTATCCAAAGAACAGTTTAAAGAGTATCTCGAATTTAATAAGTGGAGAAATAAACACGGAGAATAG
- a CDS encoding penicillin-binding transpeptidase domain-containing protein produces MKKIITLLTILLFLILAACSDDEATPQDRFDTYVKHWNDQKFSEMYDMVSNKSAEKYPTEKFVDRYKKIYKDLGISDLKVTYKKLNEEKLESAMDKGKATFPITVKMQSIAGPISFDYKATLVKEGEDDKENWYVQWNPGFIFPAIKNGGKIGIDTVAPKRGEILDRNKMPLAINDIAYEIGVIPEKLGENSDAMKKKIAGLLGMSVDEMDKDLNADWVEPDLFVPLKKVPKSKEDVLSQLWGLDPVMGREVTGRVYPSGEAAAHLVGYIGKITAEELEEQEPGEYSTNDMIGKRGLEQLYEAKLKGEQGVTITVSKEGEDDIILAEKEVQDGENVQTTIDVDLQEKIYASYDGEAGTTASVDPKTGETLALVSSPAFDPNELLFGVNQTTWNKMQDDPQQPLINRFSATFAPGSVMKPITAAVGLNDGSIVPGEGIEINGLDWSNGEGWGDYKVHRVSSSNGPVDVTDALIRSDNIYFAMKAVDMGAEAYAKGLKQYGFGEAIPFDYPLEKSTISSSGKFDNEVQLADSSYGQGQIQVSPLHLAMAYTSFLNDGNMLKPVLLADKETGQVWQKDLITSEQADVIQDALRKVVESPKGTAKGARNADFAISGKTGTAELKKTADEKSGQENGWFVGYPTDEQDILIAMMIEHTEDKGGSSFAVEKATDIMKDFRK; encoded by the coding sequence ATGAAAAAAATAATTACACTTTTGACCATATTGTTATTCCTCATTCTCGCTGCATGTTCGGATGATGAAGCAACACCACAAGATCGTTTCGATACATATGTGAAGCATTGGAATGATCAAAAATTCAGCGAAATGTATGACATGGTTTCCAACAAATCAGCCGAGAAATATCCAACTGAAAAATTTGTTGATCGATATAAAAAGATTTATAAGGACCTTGGAATTTCAGATTTAAAGGTAACCTATAAGAAATTAAATGAAGAAAAATTGGAAAGTGCAATGGATAAAGGAAAAGCAACATTTCCAATAACCGTAAAGATGCAATCAATTGCTGGTCCTATTTCTTTTGACTACAAAGCAACACTTGTAAAAGAAGGTGAAGATGATAAAGAAAATTGGTATGTCCAGTGGAATCCAGGTTTCATTTTTCCAGCGATTAAAAATGGTGGGAAAATTGGTATTGACACAGTAGCACCTAAGCGTGGAGAAATATTGGACCGTAACAAAATGCCATTAGCCATCAATGATATCGCTTATGAGATCGGGGTTATTCCTGAAAAGTTAGGCGAGAATTCCGATGCAATGAAAAAGAAAATTGCCGGTTTATTAGGAATGTCCGTTGATGAAATGGATAAAGATTTAAATGCGGACTGGGTTGAACCAGACTTATTTGTACCACTAAAAAAAGTGCCGAAATCTAAAGAAGATGTCCTAAGTCAATTGTGGGGACTAGATCCAGTTATGGGACGCGAAGTAACAGGGCGTGTATATCCCTCCGGTGAAGCAGCAGCACATTTAGTCGGCTACATCGGAAAGATAACGGCCGAGGAATTAGAAGAACAAGAGCCTGGTGAGTATAGCACAAACGACATGATCGGAAAACGTGGCCTGGAACAACTTTATGAAGCGAAATTAAAAGGAGAACAAGGCGTAACCATCACCGTTTCCAAAGAAGGTGAGGATGATATTATCCTAGCAGAAAAGGAAGTTCAAGACGGTGAAAATGTGCAAACAACCATTGATGTTGATCTACAGGAGAAAATTTATGCATCCTATGATGGAGAAGCTGGAACAACAGCTTCAGTCGACCCTAAAACAGGCGAAACATTAGCACTTGTCAGCAGTCCAGCATTCGATCCAAACGAGTTACTTTTCGGCGTTAATCAAACCACCTGGAATAAAATGCAAGATGATCCGCAGCAACCATTGATCAATCGTTTTTCCGCAACATTTGCCCCAGGATCTGTGATGAAGCCAATTACAGCAGCAGTTGGCCTAAACGATGGCAGTATTGTTCCTGGTGAAGGAATTGAAATCAATGGACTTGATTGGAGTAATGGAGAAGGCTGGGGCGACTATAAAGTTCATCGTGTATCAAGCTCAAATGGGCCAGTTGACGTTACAGATGCACTAATCCGCTCCGATAATATTTATTTTGCCATGAAAGCAGTTGACATGGGTGCCGAGGCATATGCGAAAGGCCTGAAACAATATGGTTTTGGTGAAGCTATACCGTTTGACTACCCACTTGAAAAATCTACTATTTCATCAAGCGGGAAATTTGATAATGAAGTTCAATTAGCTGATTCAAGCTATGGCCAAGGACAAATACAAGTCAGCCCACTCCACCTTGCCATGGCATATACATCATTCCTAAACGATGGAAACATGTTGAAACCTGTATTACTTGCAGATAAGGAAACCGGTCAAGTATGGCAAAAAGACCTTATCACAAGTGAGCAGGCAGATGTCATTCAAGATGCTTTACGAAAAGTTGTTGAATCACCAAAAGGTACAGCCAAAGGGGCGAGAAATGCCGACTTTGCCATATCCGGTAAAACAGGAACAGCTGAACTGAAAAAAACTGCCGATGAAAAATCTGGCCAAGAAAATGGCTGGTTCGTCGGTTATCCAACTGATGAACAGGATATCCTAATTGCTATGATGATTGAGCATACAGAGGACAAAGGTGGAAGCAGTTTTGCAGTTGAAAAAGCAACAGATATCATGAAAGATTTTCGTAAATAG